One genomic segment of Drosophila melanogaster chromosome 3R includes these proteins:
- the soti gene encoding scotti, whose translation MDVLHGHDLYDEQLIDRVGDAVNEDAGDDLDTLEDGQQQQRLGVNRQMDILLDAPQEPPLGVFPAQGGPNGPPRRRKKRSFYTMTKPTPPCQSQEPEMCLLMASVTRAMRHVREDQRGEYFANYLVENMTSQNYPNGMGLPQHWGQF comes from the coding sequence ATGGACGTACTACACGGACACGATCTGTACGATGAGCAGCTAATCGATCGAGTCGGCGACGCGGTGAATGAAGATGCTGGCGATGACTTGGACACATTGGAGGatggacagcagcagcagcgcctgGGAGTCAATCGTCAGATGGACATACTCCTGGACGCTCCTCAAGAGCCACCGTTGGGCGTTTTTCCGGCGCAAGGAGGGCCAAATGGACCACCACGTCGGCGGAAGAAACGAAGTTTCTACACTATGACCAAACCCACTCCGCCATGCCAAAGTCAGGAGCCGGAGATGTGCCTCCTAATGGCCAGTGTCACGAGGGCAATGCGTCACGTTCGCGAGGATCAGCGAGGCGAGTACTTTGCAAATTACCTCGTCGAGAATATGACCAGTCAGAACTACCCGAATGGTATGGGTCTGCCACAGCATTGGGGTCAGTTCTGA
- the Dnaaf5 gene encoding dynein axonemal assembly factor 5 — translation MGFDIDSQKICSDLESSDRRLKTTVLDELLDKCKEATNSESADKIADVFDKLYLHLLKCYEDRFESVRSKAIQVVSAFLSSLPPTDFHLMNVVSTLAERMGKAETVEPSEEIRLLYIAQLNLMICLYEKMENVGVFRECYPLVVKILIKSIKDDYPVVQREGCSAVVTLSRLADTQEFRPFTESILLPLYTMLNHKHAQARISAIQAIARLSLHMDASGDAMRRLFNEVSPLLMDTMPLVRREVGQMGILMLMELLDRYSFFERILPLVLCCLKDESPEVLNHIYPQWLKCGIQYFNENEAELSQQEISDLPVENYPKDVKRPTIGCRGLVQRSLRLLQLITRETSDWKDNVRLHALKLLYQFVLHAEAAMTAKFFEIYGDLAHACIDHVAEVNAEAAKVADLMGRLLSYDAWIDHGFDGLERNARESYMRCFYHMFTASLGGTYEQLMRLAKLLRCTDYSHTLKPGFQHYILKLLNTIVDKTLKINAGQNELEDLYESVYVCAIKVMALSSSLENVGDEDVNFGQTLIEKMVKLLNTSVPKIHERWFHLALQDVINLDAALEDNAEPVMLLNGLINMCHIRATYVHDLIEKVKIVFQHCCDSAQVKIFSSLSLATLFWSKTMNVERESSTQMLSEFVSQIVEPYLTWKAGSNAEAMRSLAMATLCALAQGAESESVEVLPSLAKYMPSLLEDRNVTTRHYAIKAVVYFREMSVEDLKPLAYATMQRMDDPSAGIRILAALAMGKLKPKFAETDTEENYEKEVWDAIVKRAMDLLLLYHESPEKDMRAAVAVTLKVLAKSHPEAWEERYQRALPMAQKKDLLTELYDKLTINEDSHTEVTSASQD, via the coding sequence ATGGGCTTCGATATTGATAGCCAGAAGATTTGCTCGGATCTGGAGAGCTCCGATCGACGTCTGAAGACCACAGTTCTGGATGAACTGCTCGATAAGTGCAAAGAAGCAACAAATTCCGAGAGTGCTGACAAAATAGCCGATGTTTTCGATAAACTGTATCTGCATCTACTGAAATGCTACGAAGATAGATTCGAAAGCGTTCGCTCTAAAGCCATTCAAGTGGTAAGCGCTTTTTTGTCAAGTCTTCCGCCCACGGATTTCCACCTGATGAATGTGGTTTCAACTTTGGCGGAGCGGATGGGAAAGGCCGAAACCGTGGAGCCCAGCGAGGAAATCCGTCTCCTCTACATTGCGCAACTGAATTTGATGATTTGCCTGTAtgagaaaatggaaaatgtgggCGTCTTCAGGGAGTGCTATCCCTTGGTGGTGAAGATTCTGATTAAGTCTATCAAGGATGACTATCCGGTGGTGCAGCGCGAAGGATGCTCCGCTGTGGTTACTCTCTCTCGTTTGGCTGATACCCAGGAGTTTCGTCCCTTTACAGAATCCATTCTGCTACCTCTTTACACAATGTTGAATCACAAGCATGCACAGGCCAGGATATCGGCCATTCAAGCCATCGCCAGGCTGAGTCTACACATGGACGCCAGTGGCGATGCAATGAGAAGGCTCTTCAATGAGGTGTCGCCCCTACTTATGGACACCATGCCATTGGTTCGCCGTGAAGTCGGTCAGATGGGCATTCTTATGCTAATGGAACTATTGGATCGCTATTCCTTCTTTGAGAGAATTCTACCGCTGGTTCTTTGTTGCCTAAAAGACGAATCTCCGGAGGTTCTGAACCACATATACCCGCAATGGCTCAAGTGTGGCATACAATATTTCAATGAAAACGAAGCCGAGTTGTCACAACAGGAAATAAGCGATTTGCCCGTTGAGAATTACCCGAAAGATGTCAAGCGACCTACGATAGGATGTCGTGGATTGGTGCAACGATCTTTGCGACTCTTGCAACTTATTACCCGGGAAACAAGCGACTGGAAGGATAATGTACGCCTCCACGCCCTGAAGCTACTCTATCAATTTGTTTTGCACGCCGAGGCTGCCATGACTGCCAAGTTCTTTGAGATCTACGGGGATTTGGCCCATGCCTGTATCGATCATGTGGCAGAAGTCAATGCGGAAGCCGCCAAGGTGGCGGATTTGATGGGTCGTCTGTTGTCCTACGATGCCTGGATAGATCACGGCTTCGATGGCCTGGAACGAAATGCCCGTGAGTCTTATATGAGATGTTTCTACCACATGTTCACCGCCTCCCTCGGTGGCACCTATGAGCAGTTAATGCGCTTGGCCAAGCTTCTTCGCTGCACCGATTACTCGCATACTCTGAAGCCAGGTTTCCAGCATTACATACTCAAACTCTTGAATACCATTGTGGATAAAACGCTGAAGATCAATGCGGGGCAAAACGAGCTGGAAGATCTCTACGAATcggtatatgtatgtgccaTTAAAGTAATGGCACTTTCAAGTTCACTCGAAAATGTCGGAGACGAAGATGTTAATTTCGGTCAAACGCTGATCGAAAAAATGGTCAAACTTCTCAACACTTCGGTTCCTAAAATTCACGAACGTTGGTTTCATTTGGCCTTGCAGGATGTAATAAATCTGGATGCGGCCTTAGAGGATAATGCTGAACCAGTGATGCTGTTGAATGGATTGATAAATATGTGCCACATTCGAGCCACCTATGTGCACGATCTTATCGAGAAAGTTAAGATCGTCTTTCAGCATTGCTGCGATAGTGCTCAAGTTAAAATCTTTAGCAGTCTCTCGTTAGCAACTCTATTTTGGTCGAAAACGATGAATGTAGAACGTGAGTCCAGCACCCAGATGTTAAGTGAATTCGTATCTCAGATTGTGGAACCCTATCTGACCTGGAAGGCTGGATCCAATGCCGAGGCCATGAGATCCCTGGCCATGGCTACTCTGTGTGCTTTGGCTCAGGGAGCCGAGTCGGAATCTGTGGAAGTACTACCCTCTCTGGCCAAATATATGCCTAGCCTGCTCGAAGATCGCAATGTCACCACACGTCATTATGCGATCAAGGCGGTTGTATATTTCCGGGAAATGTCTGTGGAAGATTTGAAGCCACTAGCTTATGCCACCATGCAGCGCATGGATGATCCTTCGGCTGGCATTCGTATCCTGGCTGCTTTGGCGATGGGTAAATTGAAGCCCAAGTTCGCCGAGACGGATACTGAAGAGAATTATGAAAAGGAGGTGTGGGATGCTATTGTTAAACGCGCCATGGATCTGCTGTTGCTCTATCACGAAAGTCCCGAAAAGGATATGAGGGCAGCTGTAGCCGTTACCCTAAAGGTCTTGGCCAAATCTCATCCAGAAGCCTGGGAGGAACGCTATCAACGGGCTTTACCTATGGCTCAGAAAAAGGATTTACTCACCGAACTCTATGATAAGCTAACTATCAATGAAGATTCACATACTGAGGTTACGTCAGCATCACAAGATTAG